From the genome of Naumannella halotolerans, one region includes:
- a CDS encoding DUF3017 domain-containing protein → MTDDTQGARGDLVAVLTACAVLLAGLLVTAVGAWRLGLMICGGAVLLAALCRLLLPVRLAGPLQVRSRAMDTAVLLLSGTGIVVLAVVIPPPGPGF, encoded by the coding sequence GTGACCGACGACACCCAGGGCGCTCGAGGTGACCTGGTGGCGGTGCTCACGGCGTGCGCAGTGCTGCTGGCCGGTCTGCTGGTCACCGCGGTCGGGGCGTGGAGACTCGGCCTGATGATCTGCGGCGGGGCGGTCCTGCTCGCCGCCTTGTGTCGTCTGCTGCTGCCGGTTCGGCTGGCCGGACCGTTGCAGGTGCGCTCACGGGCGATGGACACCGCGGTGTTGCTGCTCAGCGGTACCGGGATCGTTGTCCTGGCCGTGGTGATCCCACCGCCGGGCCCGGGTTTCTGA
- a CDS encoding GNAT family N-acetyltransferase: MDNASRRTSFPDGVPELQDTLTGVRLRPLAEEDLPAVIEQSRDPETIRWTTVPAPYGIAEARGFLEQVQARGWREGTQAGFAIEDEVDGVRRYCGQVDLRFTDPGQAEVGFVLHPTARGRGLMARSVRQVAVWAFSTCGVQVIRWYAAIGNWASRKAAHDAGFIFEGVGRLRVPLRSGLVDGWMGSLSLPDLHRPVVPWLQIPTLDGRTVRLRPLREDDADRLAEAFADPESRQYLVNLPDPYRRSDALSFIEDCRDGAARRRLAAFALADPGTDTCLGALHLNHLDHYARRASVGYVVHPRARGRGVGVEALRLATDHARTAGWSPSMHLLADPRNRASQRVAEKAGWRRVGELRQTEPEPDGSFSDLVMWAHP; encoded by the coding sequence ATGGACAATGCGAGCCGACGGACCAGCTTCCCCGACGGTGTCCCGGAGCTGCAGGACACCCTCACCGGGGTACGGCTGCGCCCGCTCGCCGAGGAGGATCTACCGGCGGTGATCGAGCAGTCCCGGGATCCGGAGACGATCCGCTGGACCACCGTGCCCGCCCCCTACGGCATCGCCGAGGCGCGCGGCTTTCTCGAACAGGTCCAGGCCCGGGGTTGGCGAGAAGGCACGCAGGCGGGTTTCGCGATCGAGGACGAGGTCGACGGTGTCCGGCGATACTGCGGCCAGGTCGACCTCCGGTTCACCGACCCCGGACAGGCCGAGGTCGGGTTCGTCCTGCACCCGACCGCCCGCGGTCGCGGTCTGATGGCCCGTTCGGTACGTCAGGTCGCCGTCTGGGCCTTCTCCACCTGTGGGGTGCAGGTGATCCGCTGGTACGCAGCGATCGGCAACTGGGCGTCGCGGAAGGCGGCCCACGACGCCGGTTTCATCTTCGAGGGGGTGGGCCGGCTGCGGGTTCCGCTGCGCAGCGGACTGGTGGACGGCTGGATGGGCTCGCTGAGCCTGCCCGACCTCCACCGACCGGTGGTGCCCTGGCTGCAGATCCCGACCCTCGACGGTCGGACGGTACGGCTGCGCCCGCTGCGTGAGGACGATGCCGACCGGTTGGCCGAGGCCTTCGCCGATCCCGAGTCCCGGCAGTACCTGGTGAACCTTCCCGACCCGTACCGCCGCAGCGATGCGCTGAGCTTCATCGAGGACTGTCGCGACGGCGCCGCGCGTCGCCGACTGGCCGCCTTCGCCCTGGCCGATCCGGGAACCGACACATGCCTGGGCGCGCTGCACCTCAACCATCTCGACCACTACGCCCGCCGGGCCTCGGTCGGGTACGTGGTGCACCCGAGAGCTCGCGGACGCGGGGTCGGGGTGGAGGCCCTGCGGCTCGCCACCGACCACGCCCGCACAGCGGGCTGGTCGCCGTCGATGCATCTGCTCGCCGACCCGCGGAACCGGGCCTCGCAGCGGGTTGCGGAGAAGGCCGGCTGGCGACGGGTCGGTGAACTGCGGCAGACCGAGCCGGAACCGGACGGCAGCTTTTCCGACCTGGTGATGTGGGCCCATCCGTGA
- a CDS encoding TM2 domain-containing protein produces the protein MSQQWPGYHTNPSPSDPYSPADPYATEQGYVPTGYEPNPAAGEPPRQGIGTPGADAPPWAAEATAPYRTPDPTADWGQPQSGFDPATAGRPYDHGYGNQTTSSDHGYGAPYGYGPGHDHPGSAIAPYPAASPYAQFGDRPNSSRSKVAAALLAFFLGTFGVHNFYLGHTGRGIAQLLITVLSLGFLAPFTAIWALIEFVLILTGSLTDADGRPLSN, from the coding sequence ATGTCGCAGCAGTGGCCCGGTTATCACACCAATCCCTCCCCGTCGGATCCGTATTCCCCAGCAGACCCCTACGCCACCGAGCAGGGGTACGTCCCGACGGGGTACGAGCCCAACCCGGCAGCCGGTGAGCCACCTCGACAAGGCATTGGCACCCCAGGCGCCGATGCCCCGCCCTGGGCCGCCGAAGCGACCGCCCCGTACCGGACCCCGGACCCGACGGCGGACTGGGGACAGCCGCAGTCCGGTTTCGACCCCGCCACCGCCGGTCGCCCCTACGATCACGGGTACGGCAACCAGACCACCAGCAGCGACCACGGGTACGGCGCCCCCTACGGTTACGGCCCCGGTCACGACCACCCGGGTTCGGCGATCGCGCCGTACCCGGCTGCGTCCCCCTACGCCCAGTTCGGCGACCGCCCGAACTCGTCACGGTCGAAGGTGGCGGCTGCCCTGCTGGCCTTCTTCCTCGGCACGTTCGGTGTGCACAACTTCTACCTCGGTCACACCGGTCGCGGGATCGCCCAGTTGCTGATCACCGTCCTGTCGCTGGGGTTCCTCGCGCCGTTCACCGCGATCTGGGCGCTGATCGAGTTCGTGCTGATCCTCACCGGCTCCTTGACCGACGCCGACGGCCGACCATTGTCCAACTGA
- a CDS encoding helix-turn-helix transcriptional regulator has product MIELGDAERLVYRELLKTPGAAFPQLVQRLQIDHDQARSALDNLLSVKLATADEQGGLHAVPPQLGYAGLIGEVERDAQDRLRAADLARGQITEMAFEYAEFRSHEAIIELTSLDAVRMRLVDLSQQAKVSCDALAPQRNVSTDTIEASRPLNNQALERGVVMRCIYPDSLRNEPGTLEYARWLADHGSGLRTTPVVPLQMVLIDSEVALIPIDPDEPQLGALEVHSPGVVTALTALFDITWERSTELDAAPVPNSRGLTPQEAEVLRLLGSGHTDESAARRLQISVRTLRRLIADLTDRLEAHSRFEAGVKAANRGWI; this is encoded by the coding sequence GTGATCGAGTTGGGGGACGCCGAACGCTTGGTGTACCGGGAGCTGCTGAAGACGCCCGGGGCCGCGTTCCCACAGCTTGTGCAGCGATTGCAGATCGACCACGACCAAGCCCGCTCGGCGCTCGACAATCTCCTGTCGGTGAAGCTGGCCACCGCCGATGAGCAGGGCGGGCTTCATGCGGTGCCGCCGCAGCTCGGTTACGCGGGCCTGATCGGCGAGGTCGAACGTGACGCCCAGGACCGACTCCGCGCGGCGGATCTGGCTCGGGGACAGATCACCGAGATGGCCTTCGAGTACGCCGAGTTCCGCAGTCACGAGGCGATCATCGAGCTGACATCCCTCGACGCGGTCCGGATGCGGCTGGTCGATCTGAGCCAGCAGGCGAAGGTCAGTTGTGACGCGCTGGCACCCCAACGCAATGTGTCCACCGACACCATCGAGGCAAGCCGTCCGTTGAACAACCAGGCCCTGGAGCGTGGTGTGGTCATGCGCTGCATCTACCCGGACAGTCTGCGAAATGAGCCCGGCACACTCGAGTACGCACGCTGGCTGGCCGATCACGGCAGCGGCCTGCGGACCACCCCGGTGGTGCCGCTGCAGATGGTGCTGATCGACTCCGAGGTCGCCTTGATCCCGATCGATCCCGATGAACCACAACTCGGCGCACTGGAGGTGCACAGCCCGGGGGTGGTCACTGCCTTGACGGCACTGTTCGACATCACCTGGGAGCGTTCGACCGAACTCGATGCCGCCCCGGTCCCGAACAGCCGCGGACTGACACCCCAGGAGGCGGAGGTGTTGCGCCTGCTCGGCAGCGGCCACACCGACGAGTCCGCAGCCCGGCGGCTGCAGATCTCGGTACGCACCCTTCGCCGGTTGATCGCCGATCTGACCGATCGCCTGGAGGCCCACAGCCGCTTCGAGGCCGGGGTGAAGGCAGCGAACCGCGGCTGGATCTGA
- the trpS gene encoding tryptophan--tRNA ligase: protein MASERVLSLFQPTGDSFHLGNYLGALRQWASMQGEYETFFGIADLHSLNEQPDPEVLRHRVVRSAAQMIAGGIDPERSVLFLQSAVPEHTQLMWALSCYTGFGQASRMTQFKDKSERRGSETTNVGLFTYPVLMAADILLYQAHKVPVGEDQRQHLELTRDLAVRFNGRYGQTFVVPEPHIVKSVGRIVDLQDPTIKMSKSASSPTGLIELLDEPKVTAKKIRSAVTDSGREIVYDPENKPGVSNLLTIIAALRGTDVAAVAEELAGGGYGDLKKAAAQVVDELVVPFRARTFALLDDPAELQRILARGAERAREVASVTQVDVYRKLGLL, encoded by the coding sequence ATGGCAAGTGAGCGCGTCCTGTCCCTGTTCCAGCCGACCGGTGATTCCTTCCACCTGGGGAACTACCTGGGTGCGCTGCGGCAGTGGGCGAGTATGCAGGGGGAGTACGAGACCTTCTTCGGCATCGCCGATCTGCACTCGCTGAACGAACAGCCCGACCCCGAGGTCTTGCGCCATCGGGTGGTGCGCAGCGCGGCGCAGATGATCGCCGGCGGCATCGACCCCGAACGCTCGGTGCTGTTCCTGCAGTCGGCGGTCCCCGAGCACACCCAGCTGATGTGGGCACTGAGCTGCTACACCGGCTTCGGGCAGGCCTCCCGGATGACCCAGTTCAAGGACAAGTCGGAGCGGCGCGGGTCGGAGACGACCAACGTCGGCCTGTTCACCTACCCCGTGCTGATGGCCGCTGACATCCTGCTCTACCAGGCGCACAAGGTCCCGGTCGGGGAGGACCAGCGCCAGCACCTGGAGTTGACCCGTGACCTCGCCGTGCGCTTCAACGGCCGGTACGGGCAGACCTTCGTGGTGCCCGAACCGCACATCGTGAAGTCGGTCGGCCGGATCGTCGACCTGCAGGATCCGACGATCAAGATGTCGAAATCGGCCTCCTCGCCGACCGGTCTGATCGAACTGCTCGATGAGCCGAAGGTGACGGCGAAGAAGATCCGTTCCGCGGTCACCGACTCGGGTCGGGAGATCGTCTACGACCCGGAGAACAAGCCCGGGGTGAGCAACCTGCTGACGATCATCGCCGCGCTGCGCGGGACCGACGTCGCGGCAGTGGCCGAGGAACTGGCCGGCGGTGGTTACGGCGACCTGAAGAAGGCAGCGGCCCAGGTGGTCGACGAACTCGTCGTACCGTTCCGCGCCCGGACCTTCGCACTGCTCGACGACCCGGCAGAACTGCAGCGGATCCTGGCCCGCGGCGCCGAGCGTGCGCGGGAGGTCGCCTCGGTGACCCAGGTCGACGTCTACCGCAAGTTGGGCCTGCTCTGA
- the purU gene encoding formyltetrahydrofolate deformylase: protein MSQSPQNLPETPESHLVLTLTCPDRPGIVHAVTGAVVEAGGNITELQQFSADSGQFFLRLQAKVNDPAVLRTRLAEISPRFDAGWNLDRVDRKVRTLILASKAGHCLNQLLFAQRDGTLPIEVPQVLANHPNLAELADFHQVPFEHLPVTPQTKSAFEDRVRQIVAEHDIELVVLARYMQILSPELCADLAGKAINIHHSFLPGFKGANPYRQAHERGVKLIGATAHFVTSELDEGPIIEQDVIRVDHSRTPSELVRIGQDAESRTLTEAVRLFAQHRVLLDGRRTVVFS, encoded by the coding sequence GTGTCGCAGTCCCCGCAGAACCTGCCCGAAACCCCAGAGTCGCACCTGGTGCTCACGCTGACCTGCCCCGATCGCCCCGGCATCGTCCACGCCGTCACCGGTGCGGTCGTCGAGGCCGGTGGCAACATCACCGAGTTGCAGCAGTTCTCAGCCGACTCCGGACAGTTCTTCCTCCGGCTGCAGGCGAAGGTCAACGACCCCGCAGTCCTGCGTACCCGACTGGCCGAGATCTCCCCCCGCTTCGACGCCGGCTGGAACCTGGACCGGGTCGACCGGAAGGTACGGACGCTGATCCTGGCCTCGAAGGCCGGCCACTGCCTGAACCAGCTCCTCTTCGCCCAGCGTGACGGCACCTTGCCGATCGAGGTGCCGCAGGTGCTGGCCAACCACCCGAACCTGGCCGAGCTGGCCGACTTCCACCAGGTCCCGTTCGAGCACCTGCCGGTGACCCCGCAGACCAAGTCCGCCTTCGAGGACCGGGTACGGCAGATCGTCGCCGAGCACGACATCGAACTGGTGGTGCTGGCCCGGTACATGCAGATCCTCTCCCCCGAGCTGTGCGCCGATCTGGCCGGCAAGGCGATCAACATCCACCACTCGTTCCTTCCCGGTTTCAAGGGCGCCAACCCGTACCGGCAGGCACACGAACGCGGAGTGAAGCTGATCGGTGCCACCGCACACTTCGTCACCAGCGAGCTCGACGAGGGACCGATCATCGAACAGGACGTGATCCGCGTCGACCATTCCCGCACCCCGAGTGAGCTGGTCCGGATCGGCCAGGACGCGGAGTCGCGGACCCTCACCGAGGCGGTACGGCTGTTCGCCCAGCACCGGGTGCTGCTCGACGGTCGCCGGACGGTCGTCTTCTCCTGA
- a CDS encoding malate dehydrogenase, with translation MSKSPVTVAVTGAAGAICYNLLFRIAAGDMLGTDQPIKLRLLEITPALKALEGVVMELDDCAFELLDSVEIGDDPNTIFDGVNLAMLVGARPRTKGMERGDLLEANGAIFTAQGKALNAHAADDVKVLVTGNPANTNALIAQSNAPDIPAERFNALTRLDHNRAIAQVAQKAGVPVSAVTNMTIWGNHSATQYPDVFNARINGENAFEVLGSDFDWVENTFLPTVQKRGAAIIDARGASSAASAANATLEHVQNWVLGTPESDWTSMAIPTSGAYGIDSGIISSYPVTVTDGTTSVVEGLEINDFSRAKIDASVAELREEAAAVKELGLI, from the coding sequence GTGAGCAAGTCACCAGTAACCGTCGCCGTCACCGGAGCCGCCGGCGCGATCTGCTACAACCTGCTGTTCCGGATCGCCGCCGGGGACATGCTCGGCACCGACCAGCCGATCAAATTGCGACTGCTCGAGATCACCCCCGCGCTGAAGGCGCTCGAGGGGGTCGTGATGGAACTCGACGACTGCGCCTTCGAGCTTCTCGACTCCGTCGAGATCGGTGACGACCCGAACACCATCTTCGACGGTGTGAACCTGGCCATGCTGGTCGGCGCCCGCCCCCGGACCAAGGGCATGGAACGCGGTGACCTGCTGGAGGCCAATGGCGCCATCTTCACCGCCCAGGGCAAGGCGCTGAACGCTCACGCAGCCGACGACGTGAAGGTGCTGGTGACCGGCAACCCGGCCAACACCAATGCCCTGATCGCGCAGAGCAATGCACCCGACATCCCGGCCGAGCGGTTCAACGCCCTCACCCGGTTGGACCACAACCGGGCCATCGCCCAGGTCGCACAGAAGGCCGGTGTGCCGGTCTCCGCGGTCACCAACATGACCATCTGGGGCAACCACTCCGCCACCCAGTACCCCGATGTCTTCAACGCCCGGATCAACGGCGAGAACGCCTTCGAGGTGCTGGGATCGGACTTCGACTGGGTGGAGAACACCTTCCTGCCGACCGTGCAGAAGCGCGGTGCGGCGATCATCGACGCCCGCGGCGCGTCCTCGGCGGCCTCGGCGGCCAATGCCACCTTGGAGCACGTACAGAACTGGGTGCTGGGTACGCCGGAGAGCGACTGGACCTCCATGGCGATCCCGACCTCGGGCGCCTACGGCATCGACTCCGGCATCATCTCCTCCTACCCGGTGACGGTGACCGATGGCACCACCTCGGTGGTGGAGGGGCTGGAGATCAACGACTTCTCCCGGGCGAAGATCGACGCCAGCGTCGCCGAGCTCCGCGAGGAGGCCGCCGCGGTGAAGGAACTCGGGCTGATCTGA
- a CDS encoding PucR family transcriptional regulator, whose translation MPAETAPHRRTWMAFPREGITLGADPDSGYHAWSEVANAVAAYEPVVMVVDPTELARARSLLDPQIELLEAPRIAAAAYARSSWAIAAQRAIALAALREDGLGPTIDELGRQLQTWVGLYDGAAGLVRSSGPLAADVAEEMGTQVRRLLARRTSAGGAARVGERTVLLQTLGAGGIHHGALAIAAERLDSEARGVVTSVAAMAGFALRQNETLARTHASLRAGVIGALLAGDETVAREIAKAVWGDLPTGRVRVAATEQADGLSAHLRLHDGDLFFGAGPDGLLLIIPGERDELLNGIAERFGVAIGVSTPTTLGEFDRAVEEAQLARRRGSGVNRFSPMAVGLLADADARTVARARALLRPLADHDTARGTDLCATVRTWLLHDARIEDTARALGTHRHTVRSRIRQAEQLLGRDLSSFAVRAELWYALLVAG comes from the coding sequence ATGCCTGCCGAAACCGCACCGCACCGGCGGACCTGGATGGCCTTTCCCCGCGAAGGCATCACCCTCGGTGCCGATCCTGACTCCGGTTACCACGCATGGTCGGAGGTGGCGAACGCCGTCGCCGCCTACGAACCGGTGGTGATGGTGGTCGACCCGACCGAGCTCGCCCGGGCCCGAAGTCTGCTCGACCCGCAGATCGAACTGCTGGAGGCACCGCGGATCGCCGCCGCTGCCTATGCCCGCAGCAGCTGGGCCATCGCGGCCCAACGGGCGATCGCCCTGGCCGCCCTGCGCGAGGACGGCCTGGGCCCGACGATCGACGAGCTCGGGCGTCAGTTGCAGACCTGGGTCGGGCTCTACGACGGCGCTGCCGGACTCGTGCGCAGTTCCGGACCGCTCGCGGCGGATGTGGCCGAGGAGATGGGTACACAGGTGCGGCGACTGCTCGCCCGCCGGACCAGCGCCGGCGGTGCCGCTCGGGTGGGCGAGCGGACCGTCCTGCTGCAGACCCTGGGTGCCGGAGGGATCCACCACGGGGCGCTCGCGATCGCCGCCGAACGTCTCGACAGCGAGGCCCGTGGCGTGGTCACCTCGGTGGCCGCGATGGCCGGTTTCGCCTTGCGCCAGAACGAAACCCTGGCGCGTACCCATGCCTCGCTGCGGGCCGGTGTGATCGGCGCGCTGCTCGCCGGTGACGAGACGGTGGCACGGGAGATCGCCAAGGCGGTCTGGGGCGATCTGCCGACCGGCCGGGTGCGGGTTGCCGCCACCGAACAGGCCGATGGCCTGTCCGCTCACCTGCGGCTGCACGACGGCGACCTGTTCTTCGGTGCCGGTCCGGACGGGCTGTTGTTGATCATCCCCGGTGAACGCGACGAACTGCTGAATGGGATCGCCGAGCGGTTCGGGGTGGCCATCGGAGTGTCCACCCCGACCACCCTCGGCGAATTCGACCGGGCCGTCGAGGAGGCACAACTCGCCCGGCGGCGCGGCAGCGGAGTCAACCGATTCAGCCCGATGGCGGTGGGCCTGTTGGCCGACGCCGATGCCCGAACCGTCGCCCGTGCCCGGGCACTGTTGCGTCCGCTCGCCGACCACGACACCGCTCGCGGTACCGACCTGTGCGCCACCGTCCGGACCTGGCTGCTGCATGACGCACGGATCGAGGACACCGCCCGGGCGTTGGGGACGCATCGACACACCGTCCGATCCCGGATCCGTCAGGCCGAGCAACTGCTGGGACGCGACCTGTCCTCCTTCGCCGTCCGGGCCGAGCTGTGGTACGCGCTGCTGGTGGCGGGCTGA